From the genome of Eublepharis macularius isolate TG4126 chromosome 12, MPM_Emac_v1.0, whole genome shotgun sequence, one region includes:
- the LOC129339433 gene encoding vomeronasal type-2 receptor 26-like: MAAGPAEKMAPQRGPKERPGQRRQCGEPSHPKPAGAAPAASKPSRPRLNKAANAAQTVPPRQAAADDVKAPGQGDGRRDSPPLSRRSPRQRPILRRRPLHGSLGASVPKHYQNILALVFAVKEVNENPNILPNITLGFYILSSYYLAKITYKATLSLLSTHNMFIPNFKCDTQRKVISVIGSRLTETYASMATILTNYKIPQHFKWTWIGLFAVDDDNGDKFLQTVMPLLSQNRICYDFTLRTPKRTDTDDLVEQLLNLLEKYPILVNIHSGQPPGFQEFLQIIKPSWAKGDGFIKEFWEQAFDCSLTFSVEHEESKKPCTGEEKLEGLPGTLFEVVPRSVCNDPCQAGYSKEKKEGKKFCCYNCAPCPEGMISGQKGQYMDACVKCSEDRYPNKEQNECIHRIISFLSYTEHLGIILAVMALSFSLSTTLILATFVKHQDTPIVKANNRNLSYILLISLLLCFLCSLLFIGQPRKVTCLLRQTAFGIIFSVALSSVLAKTITVVLAFMASKPGSRARKWVGKRMANSLVLSCTFAQSSLCTLWLSTSPPFPDADMYSLNGIIILECNEGSTAMFYCVLGFMGFLAIISFTVAFLARKLPDTFNEAKFITFSMLVFCSVWLCFVPTYLSTKGKYMVAVEIFSILAFSAGLLGCIFFPKCYIIVLRPKMNNREQMIRKKN; the protein is encoded by the exons ATGGCGGCCGGGCCTGCCGAGAAGATGGCACCCCAAAGAGGGCCAAAAGAAAGGCCCGGGCAACGCAGACAATGCGGCGAACCAAGCCACCCAAAGCCCGCCGGGGCAGCACCGGCCGCAAGCAAGCCGAGCCGCCCAAGACTCAATAAAGCCGCAAACGCGGCGCAAACCGTGCCGCCACGACAAGCGGCGGCCGACGATGTGAAGGCCCCCGGACAAGGAGACGGGCGCAGGGACTCGCCGCCGCTAAGCCGCCGCTCTCCTCGCCAAAGGCCGATCCTCCGTCGTCGCCCCCTCCACGGATCGCTGGGAGC CTCAGTGCCAAAGCACTACCAGAACATcctggccttggtgtttgctgtaAAAGAGGTCAATGAAAATCCCAACATTTTACCAAATATAACTTTGGGTTTCTATATCCTCAGTAGTTACTACCTTGCAAAGATCACCTATAAGGCCACCCTGAGCTTGCTTTCCACACACAATATGTTCATCCCCAACTTCAAGTGTGATACCCAGAGAAAAGTGATATCTGTCATTGGATCACGCCTCACCGAAACCTATGCCAGTATGGCCACCATCTTAACTAACTACAAGATTCCTCAG CACTTTAAATGGACATGGATAGGCCTCTTTGCTGTGGATGATGACAACGGGGACAAGTTTTTGCAGACAGTGATGCCCCTCCTTTCCCAGAATAGAATCTGCTACGACTTCACTCTAAGAACCCCCAAACGCACCGATACCGATGATTTGGTAGAACAGCTTTTAAACCTGCTGGAAAAATATCCCATTCTTGTAAACA TTCACTCCGGTCAGCCACCAGGATTCCAAGAATTCCTTCAGATCATAAAACCTTCCTGGGCAAAAGGAGATGGCTTTATCAAGGAATTTTGGGAACAGGCATTTGACTGTTCTTTAACATTTTCTGTTGAACACGAGGAGAGCAAGAAACCCTGCACTGGAGAAGAGAAGCTGGAGGGTCTTCCTGGGACGCTGTTTGAA GTGGTGCCCCGTTCAGTGTGCAATGACCCCTGCCAAGCTGGCTATAGcaaggaaaagaaggaaggaaagaaattttGCTGCTATAATTGTGCCCCTTGCCCAGAAGGAATGATCTCAGGCCAGAAGG GTCAGT acATGGATGCCTGTGTCAAATGTTCAGAAGACAGATACCCAAACAAGGAACAAAATGAATGCATTCACAGGATTATAAGTTTCCTCTCTTACACAGAACATTTGGGCATCATCTTAGCAGTAAtggctctttctttctctctgagcACTACCTTGATCCTTGCAACATTTGTGAAGCATCAGGACACccccatagtcaaagccaacaaccggaaCCTCTCCTACATTCTCCTCATCTCCCTCTTGCTTTGCTTCCTCTGCTCCTTGCTCTTCATTGGGCAGCCCAGAAAagtgacctgccttctccgacaaacAGCTTTTGGGATCATCTTCTCTGTTGCCCTTTCcagtgtgttggccaaaaccatcactgtggttctgGCATTCATGGCCAGCAAGCCAGGATCCAGGGcaaggaaatgggtggggaaaagaatGGCAAATTCTCTAGTTCTTTCCTGCACCTTTGCTCAATCAAGTCTTTGTACGCTTTGGTTAAGTACTTCCCCTCCATTCCCAGACGCAGACATGTACTCATTGAATGGGATAATCATATTGGAATGTAATGAGGGCTCAACAGCCATGTTTTACTGTGTCCTGGGCTTTATGGGCTTCTTGGCCATTATCAGCTTCACAGTGGCTTTTCTTGCCCGGAAGTTGCCTGATAcattcaatgaagccaagtttatcactttcagcatgttggtcttttgcAGTGTATGGCTGTGCTTTGTCCCTACCTACCTAAGCACCAAGGGAAAATACATGGTGGCTGTGGAGATATTCTCTATCTTGGCCTTCAGTGCTGGTTTACTGGGTTGCATTTTTTTCCCTAAATGTTACATTATAGTACTAAGACCTAAAATGAACAATAGGGAGCAAATGATAAGAAAAAAGAACTAA